The segment ATCGACCAACTACAGGTGGCGGCACAACATCACCGCCTGCATCATCGAATAATAACGATAACGACTATTCACCACCATCAAAGGTGAAAATTACATTGCATTCAAATGGTGGTACAATGCTCGAGCCGATCGAAATAACTTATAATTCGAAAGTAGGTGATTTGCCTGTACCAACAAGAGAGGGTTTCCGCTTCGATGGGTGGTATGAAGATGAGGCATTGACGAAACGATGGGCAGAGGAAACGCTAGTTAGAGGAAATATTTCACTTTATGCGAAATGGACGGCATTGTCAGCAGTTGTACCAGAACCAGAAATGGAAATACTGCAAGAGCCACAGATACCACCGCCAACTGTGACATTTGATGATATCAATCAGCATTGGGCGAAGGAAATGATTGAAGAACTGGCGACACTTGGGATTATTCAAGGCTTTGAAGATGGTACTTTCCGTCCGAATGCGCCGATTAGTCGGATGCATGTCGCAGCATTATTAACGAGAGCGTTTCCATTTGAAAACGTGCGAGAAGCAAAGGATTTCTCTGACGTTTCACCCGCACATCCTTATTATGAAGCAATACTCACGTTGCAGCAGGCAGGAATTATTGACGGTACGAATGGTGCGTTCTTACCGAAAGGAGAAATGACACGCGCTGAGCTAGCTAAAGTGTTAGTCGGTGTGCTTGGATTAACACCAGAGGGCACCGCATCCTTTAGCGATGTAGCGAGCAAACATTGGAGTACAGGCTATATTGCCGTACTCGAGCGTGAAGGGATTGCGCTTGGAGATAACGGGAAATATGGTCCGAATGACCCGGTGACACGCGCGCAGTTTGTGACATTTTTATACCGTATAATGCAGCTTCAAGAATAGTAAACTTTAAATTCCAAAGGGCTTGAGGGGAAAATCACTCCTTCAAGCTCTTTTTTCATAATGTAATTTCATACAATGCCTAAGAAACATGTTAAAATAAAGCAAAATGGAAAAGGGCGTGTCATTCATGAAAATCGGTTGTATTCAATTAAATGTAGGTTTTGGGAAAGTGAATGAAAATTACGAACGTGCGGAGAAATTGATTCGTGAAGCTGTAACAGGCGGCGCGGAAATCGTAGTTCTTCCAGAAATGTGGAACACGGGTTATGCGTTAGAAAAGCTTGAGGATTTAGCAGATGTAAATGGAGAACGTACGCAAGCTTTTTTAAGTGCATTAGCAAAAGAGTTGTCAGTACATATTGTAGGGGGCTCGGTGTCAGTAAAGCGTGATGATGGCAAGTTTTACAATACAATGTATACATACAATCGCGATGGAGAATTAGTGGGTGAATATAGTAAAGTGCACTTATTCCGTTTAATGGACGAGCATTTATACTTAGAGTCTGGCGATACAATGAACCGTTTTGCATTAGGAGAAATTGAAGCGGGTGGCGTCATTTGTTATGATATTCGTTTCCCTGAATGGCTACGCGCACATGCATTAAATGGGGCAAAGGTATTGTTCGTACCAGCACAATGGCCAACGCCGCGCATCGATCACTGGAAAACATTACTGCAAGCACGTGCCATTGAAAATCAGTGCTTCGTTGTAGCGGTGAATCGTATTGCACGCAAAGTGGAAAACTTCAACGGGCAATCAATGATTATCGGTCCATGGGGGGAAGTATTATGGACTGGTGCAGAGGATGAGGAATTAGCAATTATTGATGTTGATTTTTCAACTGTAGATGAAGTGAGAGAGCGCATCCCAGTATATGAAGATCGCCGCCCGAGTTTATACGAGGCTGTTGTTAAATAAAACGTGCATTTGGTGGATAGAATTTTGAAAGTGACGGATAAAAATCGAAAAGTGTTGGATAGAAACCGAAATGTGACGGATAGAATAAATTCCGCATGCGAATCACCACCAATTTTAATAGAAAAACGAAGCGCATCGAAAAATTGGTGTGCTTTTTGTTTTGGGTTAACTTGATTCAGCAGAAGCTTGCTGCTGAATCAAGTTAATGCCCTGGCGGATGTCACAGATTTTTTAGGGGAATTTTTCGAGCGAGCTCGAAAAAAATCTGGACGCAATTACGCCTCAGCGTAATTGATTAGCCTTACGCTTTTAGGGAATGCTACATAAAATACAATGACTTACACTGTTTTTAGTCATTCTTTTAGAACGGCTCTTTCACACGTACAAATGTATTGCCAGAAAAGAAAAATAATTTAATATTGTATTTTATAAAAGAACACCGTATAATAACCCTCAATGAAAGTTGTTCATAATAAGCTTTACACGTATTTGTGTGTATTTTTACAGAGGACAATTGTTTTATAACAGAGGAGGTACCATCGTGAAAAAAATTATTGTGACCGGTGCTTTAGGTCAAATTGGTTCTGAATTAGTAGAGAAATTACGCGATACGTATGGCGTTGATAATATACTGGCAACAGATATTCGTAAAATAGATAGCGATCAAGGTCCATTTGAAGTGTTAGACGTAACGGATGGCAAGCGAATGCACGAGTTGGCCAATGATTTTGGTGCGGACACAATGATACACATGGCCGCTCTGTTATCTGCAACAGCTGAAAAAAATCCAGTATTCGCGTGGAATTTAAATATGGGTGGCTTAATGAACGCGTTAGAAGTAGCGCGTGAATTAAATATGCAATTTTTCACCCCGAGCTCAATCGGTGCATTTGGTCCATCAACACCGAAAGACAATACACCACAAGATACTTTGCAGCGCCCAACAACAATGTATGGGGTAAACAAAGTAGCGGGGGAATTACTTTGTGATTATTATTACACACGTTTTGGTTTAGATACGCGCGGTGTCCGTTTCCCTGGTTTAATTTCATACGCAACGCCTCCAGGAGGGGGAACGACAGATTACGCGGTCGACATTTATTATAAAGCGATTATGGACGGTCGTTACACATCTTATATTGCGGAAGGTACATATATGGATATGATGTATATGCCAGATGCACTGCAAGCGATTGTTGATTTAATGGAAGCAGATCCATCAAAGCTGATCCATCGCAATGCGTTTAATATTTCGGCGATGAGTTTTGAACCTGCACAAATTGCTGCAGAAATTAAAAAGCATATGCCAACATTCGACATGAGCTATGAAGTGGACCCGGTTCGCCAAGCTATTGCGGACAGCTGGCCAAATGCGATTGATTCAACGGCCGCGATGGAAGAGTGGGGCTTTAAGGCGCAGTATAATTTAGAAAAAATGACGATTGATATGCTTGAAAAATTACAATTGCGCTTAAATACACAACGGATTTAATAATTTAAAAAAACGCCGCCTTCCCCTGAAGAAGCGGCGTTATTTTAATATTTGCGGAAATTTGTGTTGTACACTATAGTTTTAGAGAATAGCCAATTTGCGAACTTTAATAGCCAAAATCCCTTCGATTATCGCCAATTTATCATTATTATTAGCCACTTTCTACTATTTAATCGCCAATAATACATACATAATAGCCAATTATAATCGATTAATAGCCAATCCTGCGCCCTGACCGTTAGCCTGTCACATTATTAATAAAAACCATATAAAAAACCACCACTTTATAAAAAAAGCGGTGGTTTCACTAATTAAGCAGCTTTTCGACTAACAAAAAACTTCTTAATTAACGTTAGCCCTAAGTTGAAAACGAAAATGATTAACGCCACTCGGAAAAAGGCGATAAAGTATTGCCACATCGTCGTACTTTCAATGAAAAGTTTGGGCATATCTTGTACAAGGGCATACGTAAAATACCCTGCGATCAAAAGGAAAAAGAGTCCAGCAAAAAAATCCTTCATTTTCATACATAAACCCCCAACAATTAGTATCCCTTCACTTTACCATATGATGGGAAAAGGAGATACATTAAACAATGCCTGCTTTTTTTGACGCGTTCACAAGAGCGTCAATCGTCGCCCAGTCTTGCTTTTCCAATGCGCTAACAATTTGACTGCCAACAATAACGCCATCTGCAAAAGCACTAAACTCCTTCACATGCTCTGGAGTAGAAATGCCAAACCCAGCCAATACAGGAACTGTGCTATGTTGCTTCAATTCCGTAAAATGGGCACGCAAATTTTCCGCAAATTCCGCTCGAACCCCTGTTGTTCCGTTTACTGTAATGGCATAAATAAAACCTTCACTCGCCGCCGCTAATTTTTTCACACGTTCGAGTGGACTTGTTAATGAAACGAGCTGAACGAATGCAATGCCATGCGTTTTTAATGCAGGATGTAAAAGTGCACTTTCCTCAAAAGGCATATCTGGAACGATCAATCCACGAATTCCTGCAGCCGAAGCATCATGTGCAAACTCTTCAACCCCGTAAGCTAAAATCGGATTTAAGTACGTCATCGCAACGAGTGGTACCGAAATATCCTCGACGAACCCAGTTAGTTCCGCCAACACTTTACGCAAAGTTACCCCGTGAGAGAGGGCGCGTTGTCCTGCTTCCTCAATCGTTGGACCGTCTGCAACAGGATCGGAGAAGGGGATGCCAACTTCAATTGCAGTAACGCCAATTTGCTGTAATTTCAAAATAGTAGGTTTTAACGTTTCAAGCCCGCCATCGCCCGCCATTATATATGGAACAAACGCTTTATCGCCTTTTATAAGAGTTTCTTCTATTATATGTTGCAAGTTCATTACTCAACGCCCCCTAACTTTTCCATTAATGTGTGCACATCTTTATCCCCTCGACCTGATAAGCAAACGACAATGATTTCATCTGCTGGTCGCGCTTTCGCAAATTCAGCTGCATAATAAATCGCATGCGCACTTTCCAATGCAGGTAAAATTCCTTCCGTTTCACAAAGCAGTTTCACACCTTGAAGCGCTTGTTCATCTGTGACAGAAGGATACTTGGCACGCCCACTTTCATGTAAATGGCAATGTTCTGGACCAACTCCAGGATAATCGAGCCCAGCTGAAATGGAATGTGCCTCTTGAATAAAGCCATTTTCATCTTGTAATAAATACATAAACGAGCCATGAAGTACGCCTGTTTTACCAACATGAATTGCTGCCGCATGTTCATTCGTATCGACGCCCGAACCAGCTGCCTCAATTCCGTAAAGAGCGACATCCGCATCTTCAATAAATGGATAGAACATGCCAATCGCATTACTGCCACCACCGATACATGCAATGACTGTGTCTGGCAAACGGTTTTCTTGCTCCAAAATTTGCACGCGTGTTTCATCTCCAATAATGCGTTGGAAATCTCGAACGATTGTAGGGAAGGGGTGTGGTCCCAGTGCCGAACCTAAAATATAATGCGTATCCTCAATATGTGTAACCCAGTGACGCAATGCTTCATTCACCGCATCTTTCAAAGTAGCCGAACCTTTTTCCACCGCAATTACTTTTGTGCCAAGCAACTCCATGCGGAAAACATTAAGCTGCTGGCGACGAACATCTTCAGCACCCATATAAACGATGCATTCCATATCGAGTAGGGCGCATGCAGTAGCTGTTGCAACGCCATGTTGACCAGCGCCTGTTTCTGCAACAATTTTCTTTTTCCCCATGCGTTTTGCGAGAAGAGCTTGCCCGATCGCATTATTAATTTTATGGGCACCTGTATGATTGAGATCCTCACGCTTTAAATAAATTTTCGCGCCACCCATTTTATTCGTTAAGCGCTCAGCAAAATAAAGTGGTGTTTCGCGTCCGACATATTGCTTTAAATAATAGGCAAGTTCCTGCTGAAATTCAGGGTCTTGTTTTGCTACCTCATACGCGTTCTCTAATTCCTGTAAAGGTGTCATCAATGTTTCGGGAACAAATTGCCCTCCGAATTGTCCGAAGCGTCCTTTTGTTGTTGTCATAAAATCAAATCCCCTTTCGCTTTTTCAATAAATGTCGTAATGGCATCAACATCTTTTTGCCCATCCACTTCAACCCCGCTTGAAACATCTACTGCAAAAGGTTCGACAAGTGCAATCGCCAACCCGACATTTTCAGCATTTAAGCCACCTGCTAAAATTACCTTTTCGAGTGGAATGTTTACGTCATCGAGTAACGTCCAGTCAAATGAGTTTCCGCTTCCTCCACGGTAATTCGTACCTGGCGCATCAAATAAATAGAAATCTACATTATATTTCGCTGCCCGTATTGCATCCTCTTTTGAACGAATCGAAAATGCCTTGATTGCTGGCAGTCCAATTTGTGCAATCATTTCCTGCTTTTCATCTCCATGATATTGAATATAATCAAGTCCCACTTGTTGCGCGATTTGTACAATCGTTTCAGGTGTCTCATTCACAAACACGCCCACTTTTTTTACCTCTTTCGGAATGCGTGTTGCAAAGTCCATTGCTTCCTCTAACGTGATACGTCGTTTACTAGGCGCGAACATGAATCCGATGAAATCAGCACCAGCCTGTACAGCAGCCTCCACATGCTCGCTTGTTTTTAATCCGCAAATTTTTACTTTTGTCATCAAATTTCCCCAACCTTTGTCATTATGTCGATTTGTAGCGATTGTAGTGAATTTTTGACATCGCCGCTGCGCATTAAAGATTCCCCAACTAAGATGCCTTTTGCCCCAGCATTCGCCACGAATTGTGCATCTTCCACATCCCAAATGCCACTTTCACTAATGAAAGCAATACCTTGGTGAGGAAGCTGCTCGGCAATTTCCTTTGTATGTGATAAATTGACCTCAAAAGTATTTAAGTCACGGTTATTTACACCGACAATTTTCGCCCCGATTTGAAGTGCGCGTTGCAATTCTTCCACATTATGAACCTCTACAAGTACCTCTAAATTATGATCAGTAGCATAAGTGTGTAACGAACGTAATTGCTCATCATTTAGTGCCGCCACAATGAGTAAAATAACGGATGCTCCCGCCGCTTTTGCATAATCGATTTGAACCGTATCGATCATAAAATCTTTACATAAAACAGGCACATTCACCGCATTGGCAACAGCGTTTAAATCCTCGAATGAGCCTTTAAAAAATGCCTGCTCGGTTAATACGGAAATACATGCCGCGCCAGCTTCTTCGTATTGCAATGCTTGCGTAACGGGATCTATATGTGTCGCGATATCTCCTTTAGAAGGGGAGGCGCGTTTCATTTCAGCGATAATTTGTAATGTTTTCGTGTGCTGCAATGTTTCGTATAAAGAAGGGCGCTGTTTTTGAACCGTTTGGAAGCTTGGTTCATTTGCAAGTAATACAGGAAGTTCTGATTTTTTATGTTCGATAATTTGATTTAAAATAGTCATTTTGATGCTCCTTCTTTTACGACTTGCTCACTATAAGCAATGACGTTTTCTAGTTTTTGTAATGCGCGTCCTGAAAAAATGCTATCTTTCGCCATTTCAATTCCTTCTTTCATCGTGTCAGCCAATCCGTAAGCAAAGAATCCGATGCCTGCATTTAAAATAACCGTGTCGAAATAGGGGCTTTGTTTGCCAGCTAATAACTCGCGCATAATGAGTGCATTTTCCTGTGGATTGCCCCCACGGATTGCAGATAGTGGCCGCGCAGTTAATCCGACATCTTCAGCTCGTAATTTAAACGGAATAATATCCCCGTGATCGAGTAAAACGAATGTATTTTCACCGTCTAACGAAGCTTCATCCATGCCTTGCGCACCTGACACGACAACAGCCCGCTCGCGACCAAGCATATGAAGTACCTCTGCATAATCGGTTGTGAAATTAGGACGATTAATACCAACCAATTGCGTTTTTAATGGCACTGGATTCGTTAACGGTCCGACTAAGTTAAAAATCGTTGGCTTGCCGATTGCTTGTCGAACTTCCCCGATCCGTTTCAATTTAGGATGCATATTTGGTGCATGTAAAAAGGCGATGCCGTATTGCTTTAGTAAAACGGTTGTTTGCGTTGTATCGGGAATGAGTTCAATGCCAAGGGCCTCTAAAACATCGGAGCTACCTGATGAACTCGATACTTTCCGGTTGCCGTGCTTCGCGACTAAAATGCCACCACCAGCAAGAACAAAGGCTGCTGTTGTACTAATATTGAAGCTATGCAAACCATCGCCACCCGTTCCGCAGTTATCCATATAAATTCCTTCAGGCGCATCCATTTTGACAGCATGGGATTGCATAACGGATGCGAGTCCTGCAACTTCATGAGCTGTTTCGCCTTTGTTGCTCATTGCAATTAGAAAATCGGCAATATCTTGTTTCGCTGTTTGTTCATTAAAAATAAAGTGTGCTGCTTGCACCATTTCTTCAAAAATAAGATGTTCCGAACGTTCAAGCTTCGTAATAAACGGTTGTAATGACATGTTTCTCATCCTTTCATAAGTGCGCCCAGCGTGAAGTCGGATGCATCAGTTGTTGTTTGGATATATGCTTTGTCGCCAATAATCGTCAACGTTTTTGCAGGTGTTGTGAAATCGACCTGACCATTAAATCCGATATAGCCAATGAGCCCATCTTCTGGCATCAGCTGTTTTACTGCATCAATGGCGTGAAAAGCAGGGGACAGTACCCCATGCTGCGCGGTATTTTGCTTTTCTATGGAATCCGTTTGGCATAATGTGTCGAGATTTGCTTCCTCGTTCGTTGTGGAAAGCGCGCCATCGCGAATTTGTAAAAAGCTTCTTGACGATGTTCCAACGATCGTACATTCATCAAATTCCATGTAATACATATAAGCGGCTGCTTCCTGAACACGTAAATTTCGGTACAAGGCAAATGCATCCCCAGAAAACCCGGCCGTAGTAAGTTGCGGCGATTCCTGCTGTAAGGAATGCAGCGTATAATCGGTGTCATCTAAAGTGGATGCGGTGAACAACTCATCGATTAGTTGATCAATATTGGGTTCCACTTGTTCTGCCTCAATATTTGTATGGAAAACCGCAATTTCATCTGTCAAATGGTCAAAAATAATGAGCGTGTCATACACATGAAACTGGAGCACAGGCACTGCCTCATGTAATGCTGCTGGAAGGGCGTGAATATAACCGATGCCCCCACCTGTTAATGGATATTCCGTATTGCTCGTAACACGCGGCATCACTTGCTTCAGCAATGAAATGATTTCACCTTCATAGTGGTATTGCTTATTTGTTAAATGCGAGAGATCCTGTAAATGCGCATCATTTCCGCTATATGTTTTTCGTGGATTGGCTCCGATAAAGGAATAGCGCCCATTGCCTTCATATTTCGCTGAACTTTCAAGTAGAAATTTTCGCTTACCTCGCAGTCGTAAAAAAATTGAAATCGGGGTTAATAAATCGCCATTGACCTTTTTCATCGATGTGCGAATTTTTTGCTTTAATGCCATATTGACCAGCTCCTTTTAATATTGGAATAAAAAAAACGCCCTCAACAAAAGGAAAAAAATCCTTTCGTTGAGGGCGATAAATACCGCGTTGCCACCTCGATTGAAGCCAAACTTACTGCTTCCACTCATTCCTGATAACGGCAGGGGAACCGTCCACTAACTAACGCTAGTAGCTTTCATAAGGCCCATTCACATTTTTATTTTGACGCATTTTCACCAACCATGCGCTCTCTAAACAAAAGCAAAATGCTACTCTTCTTATTCATCAATTTGACTCAACTCAGCTAATCTCATCTAAACTTTGCTAGAATGGTGGTCACGCTCCCGCAACCTGCTACCATATACACGAACAAATTAGATTAAAGATATTGTATACAACAGTAGAGAGAAAAGTCAATCAATTTAAAACTTGCCGATTAGTTGGTCAAAGTTGGAAATCTGCCATTTACAGAAATAAAGTAAAGTAAAAAGTTACCGATATAATACTCGAGAATTTTAAAGGAGGGCTATATATATTGAATAAAAAATTACTTATAGCGGCAGCAACAATCCCAGTAATCGTTACAGTGCCAAATGTAGTAGGGGCAGAAGAAGTATCGGCCATTACGATTGAAGGGAAAAATACTGTAAATGAAACATTGAAAGCATCTATCGGGAGCTTAGGAAATACAATTATTAAAGGGTATCAGTGGTACTATGTTGAGACTGAAATCGCTGAGAATAGTACAGATTCGCCAACGAGAAAGCCGATTCCTGGTGCGACAGCGATTTCATTTACAGTACCAGCAGAAGCAGCGGGCAAAAAGGTTATGGTGGAAGCGACATCGACAGAAGGTACGGTATATAAAAGTAGCGTAAGTACCATTAATAAGCTAGCCTTAGAAATTACTGAACCGAAACTTACGGGTTATTCGGAATCGAAAATTGTAGCACCAGGTGAGACGATAAAAGTTGGTGGTGCAGTAGTTACGGACAACAATGGGGCTAGCTTGAAAAATAATCAAATTACATATAGCTACGAATGGTTTTCTAACGACGGTGACGCATTTACAATTATCAATGGTGCGACTAGTGAAAATTACTCGATTCCAGTAGGTGCATTGGAAAAAGGTATGGAATTTATTAAGGTTAGGGTTACTGCAAAGGTAGGAACGTTCGTCGTTGAATCAAGTATTTCAGATTTCGTAACGATATCGAATGCGCCGTCAGAAGCATTGATTACAGCGATTGAAAAATTACGAATTAGTGATGGTAAGTACAACATAACGGAAAGCCTAGATAAATTTAAAGCGGAAGTCGAGGAAATCAATGATCAATATAAAGCGTTAGCACCTCCTGCCAAAGCGAATGTGAAAAACTATGCGATAGTAGAGCGCGCACTTGCAGATATAAAAATGTTTAGTGCATTAAATGATAAAATGAATAAATTAGGCGAAATTGACGCAGGAGATAGACCAAAATATATACAAGGCATTGAGGCAGACTATGACAAGCTTGATTTATTACAGCGTAGTCTAGATGTAGGTGATACTTTGTATGATAGTATTTTGAAAATCATGGAAGCACCGACGGATCTTGATGAAATTGAAAAAGTAAGAAATGTAAGTCAAGCGATTGCTGAACTAATTAACTATAATGGGAATCTGGTTCAATATGCCCCTACAAATGCAAATGTAGAAGATTTACAGAAGGCCATAGATGCGATTGAAACTGATATAGCATCAATATCTAAAAGCTACCAAACAACAGTACAAAATTTAAATATTTTAGATGACGCAAAACAAGATATTAAAAAAATTGCCCAGTTTGTTAAGCTTTTTGATAAACTATCAGGCATTATTGCACCGGAAAAACAAGTAACAACTGCGAAATCCATTCGTACTGCATATGAAAAGCTAACTTACAAACAGCGACAGTTAGTACCAGCTGAAAATATTATGCAATTATTAGCAGCGGAAAATGCAGAAGAATTTCAAATTGAAGATTTAAATGATGCAATCAAAAGTTATATTGGAGATGATATTTACCCGATCAACCTGACTGAACAAACATGGCATGATTATGTGGCCGATGTGAACCGTATCATCTCGCAATATAAAAGTTTAACGAAGACAT is part of the Solibacillus sp. FSL K6-1523 genome and harbors:
- a CDS encoding carbon-nitrogen family hydrolase, which encodes MKIGCIQLNVGFGKVNENYERAEKLIREAVTGGAEIVVLPEMWNTGYALEKLEDLADVNGERTQAFLSALAKELSVHIVGGSVSVKRDDGKFYNTMYTYNRDGELVGEYSKVHLFRLMDEHLYLESGDTMNRFALGEIEAGGVICYDIRFPEWLRAHALNGAKVLFVPAQWPTPRIDHWKTLLQARAIENQCFVVAVNRIARKVENFNGQSMIIGPWGEVLWTGAEDEELAIIDVDFSTVDEVRERIPVYEDRRPSLYEAVVK
- a CDS encoding L-threonine 3-dehydrogenase is translated as MKKIIVTGALGQIGSELVEKLRDTYGVDNILATDIRKIDSDQGPFEVLDVTDGKRMHELANDFGADTMIHMAALLSATAEKNPVFAWNLNMGGLMNALEVARELNMQFFTPSSIGAFGPSTPKDNTPQDTLQRPTTMYGVNKVAGELLCDYYYTRFGLDTRGVRFPGLISYATPPGGGTTDYAVDIYYKAIMDGRYTSYIAEGTYMDMMYMPDALQAIVDLMEADPSKLIHRNAFNISAMSFEPAQIAAEIKKHMPTFDMSYEVDPVRQAIADSWPNAIDSTAAMEEWGFKAQYNLEKMTIDMLEKLQLRLNTQRI
- a CDS encoding sulfate permease: MKMKDFFAGLFFLLIAGYFTYALVQDMPKLFIESTTMWQYFIAFFRVALIIFVFNLGLTLIKKFFVSRKAA
- the trpA gene encoding tryptophan synthase subunit alpha — encoded protein: MNLQHIIEETLIKGDKAFVPYIMAGDGGLETLKPTILKLQQIGVTAIEVGIPFSDPVADGPTIEEAGQRALSHGVTLRKVLAELTGFVEDISVPLVAMTYLNPILAYGVEEFAHDASAAGIRGLIVPDMPFEESALLHPALKTHGIAFVQLVSLTSPLERVKKLAAASEGFIYAITVNGTTGVRAEFAENLRAHFTELKQHSTVPVLAGFGISTPEHVKEFSAFADGVIVGSQIVSALEKQDWATIDALVNASKKAGIV
- the trpB gene encoding tryptophan synthase subunit beta, which gives rise to MTTTKGRFGQFGGQFVPETLMTPLQELENAYEVAKQDPEFQQELAYYLKQYVGRETPLYFAERLTNKMGGAKIYLKREDLNHTGAHKINNAIGQALLAKRMGKKKIVAETGAGQHGVATATACALLDMECIVYMGAEDVRRQQLNVFRMELLGTKVIAVEKGSATLKDAVNEALRHWVTHIEDTHYILGSALGPHPFPTIVRDFQRIIGDETRVQILEQENRLPDTVIACIGGGSNAIGMFYPFIEDADVALYGIEAAGSGVDTNEHAAAIHVGKTGVLHGSFMYLLQDENGFIQEAHSISAGLDYPGVGPEHCHLHESGRAKYPSVTDEQALQGVKLLCETEGILPALESAHAIYYAAEFAKARPADEIIVVCLSGRGDKDVHTLMEKLGGVE
- a CDS encoding phosphoribosylanthranilate isomerase; amino-acid sequence: MTKVKICGLKTSEHVEAAVQAGADFIGFMFAPSKRRITLEEAMDFATRIPKEVKKVGVFVNETPETIVQIAQQVGLDYIQYHGDEKQEMIAQIGLPAIKAFSIRSKEDAIRAAKYNVDFYLFDAPGTNYRGGSGNSFDWTLLDDVNIPLEKVILAGGLNAENVGLAIALVEPFAVDVSSGVEVDGQKDVDAITTFIEKAKGDLIL
- the trpC gene encoding indole-3-glycerol phosphate synthase TrpC → MTILNQIIEHKKSELPVLLANEPSFQTVQKQRPSLYETLQHTKTLQIIAEMKRASPSKGDIATHIDPVTQALQYEEAGAACISVLTEQAFFKGSFEDLNAVANAVNVPVLCKDFMIDTVQIDYAKAAGASVILLIVAALNDEQLRSLHTYATDHNLEVLVEVHNVEELQRALQIGAKIVGVNNRDLNTFEVNLSHTKEIAEQLPHQGIAFISESGIWDVEDAQFVANAGAKGILVGESLMRSGDVKNSLQSLQIDIMTKVGEI
- the trpD gene encoding anthranilate phosphoribosyltransferase; amino-acid sequence: MSLQPFITKLERSEHLIFEEMVQAAHFIFNEQTAKQDIADFLIAMSNKGETAHEVAGLASVMQSHAVKMDAPEGIYMDNCGTGGDGLHSFNISTTAAFVLAGGGILVAKHGNRKVSSSSGSSDVLEALGIELIPDTTQTTVLLKQYGIAFLHAPNMHPKLKRIGEVRQAIGKPTIFNLVGPLTNPVPLKTQLVGINRPNFTTDYAEVLHMLGRERAVVVSGAQGMDEASLDGENTFVLLDHGDIIPFKLRAEDVGLTARPLSAIRGGNPQENALIMRELLAGKQSPYFDTVILNAGIGFFAYGLADTMKEGIEMAKDSIFSGRALQKLENVIAYSEQVVKEGASK
- a CDS encoding metal ABC transporter ATP-binding protein, translating into MALKQKIRTSMKKVNGDLLTPISIFLRLRGKRKFLLESSAKYEGNGRYSFIGANPRKTYSGNDAHLQDLSHLTNKQYHYEGEIISLLKQVMPRVTSNTEYPLTGGGIGYIHALPAALHEAVPVLQFHVYDTLIIFDHLTDEIAVFHTNIEAEQVEPNIDQLIDELFTASTLDDTDYTLHSLQQESPQLTTAGFSGDAFALYRNLRVQEAAAYMYYMEFDECTIVGTSSRSFLQIRDGALSTTNEEANLDTLCQTDSIEKQNTAQHGVLSPAFHAIDAVKQLMPEDGLIGYIGFNGQVDFTTPAKTLTIIGDKAYIQTTTDASDFTLGALMKG